A region from the Desulfoglaeba alkanexedens ALDC genome encodes:
- the rpmB gene encoding 50S ribosomal protein L28, producing the protein MSRKCDFCGKTPHVGHNVSHANNKTKKTWYPNLQRVRHVGSDGTVRRVRVCTRCIRTGVVVKPA; encoded by the coding sequence ATGAGCCGGAAATGCGACTTTTGTGGCAAGACGCCTCATGTGGGCCACAACGTGAGCCACGCCAACAACAAGACCAAGAAAACCTGGTATCCCAACCTGCAGCGCGTCCGCCACGTTGGTTCCGACGGGACGGTGCGCCGCGTCCGCGTCTGCACCCGGTGTATCCGGACGGGAGTCGTGGTCAAGCCCGCCTGA
- the ispG gene encoding flavodoxin-dependent (E)-4-hydroxy-3-methylbut-2-enyl-diphosphate synthase — MLAKEGILALTVPRRPTRPIRLGTVTIGGGAPVVVQSMTNTDTRDWRATVAQIRRLEAAGCELVRVAVPDGEAVAALPLIRKHISIPLIADIHFDHRLALGSLEAGVDGLRINPGNIGGADRVKKVARLALERRVPIRIGVNSGSLERDLLEHYGRPTPEALVESALRHVRLLEDHGFGLIKISLKSSDVLTTVAAYRLLASRTDYPLHLGVTEAGTAVQGAVKSALGIGILLAEGIGDTLRVSITGDPVDEMPIAWGILRALRLRERGVELVSCPTCGRTEMDLIGLAEKAERLFRTVRTPIKVAVMGCVVNGPGEAREADVGIAGGRGTGILFKKGRMIEKLPEKELLSRLVREVEAMTGEAVDPERAEQRGNDPSDRIFPD; from the coding sequence ATGCTTGCAAAGGAGGGCATTTTGGCGCTCACTGTTCCCCGCCGCCCCACCCGCCCCATTCGTCTGGGTACCGTCACCATCGGAGGGGGCGCTCCCGTCGTGGTCCAATCCATGACCAACACCGATACCCGCGACTGGCGGGCCACCGTGGCCCAGATCCGACGCCTCGAGGCCGCCGGGTGTGAGCTGGTACGGGTTGCCGTTCCGGACGGTGAGGCCGTGGCGGCGCTGCCACTCATTCGAAAGCACATCAGTATTCCCCTCATCGCCGACATCCATTTCGATCATCGGCTGGCCCTCGGATCGCTCGAGGCCGGCGTAGACGGGCTGCGGATCAACCCGGGAAACATCGGCGGTGCGGACCGGGTGAAAAAGGTGGCGCGGCTTGCCCTGGAGCGTCGGGTGCCCATTCGGATCGGCGTCAACAGCGGGTCTCTGGAACGGGATCTCCTCGAACACTACGGCCGCCCGACGCCGGAAGCCCTGGTGGAGAGCGCGCTCCGCCACGTGCGGCTTCTTGAAGACCACGGCTTCGGCCTCATCAAAATTTCCCTCAAGTCGTCGGATGTCCTGACCACGGTGGCCGCCTATCGGCTCCTGGCCTCACGAACCGATTATCCCTTGCACTTGGGGGTCACCGAAGCGGGGACGGCGGTTCAAGGCGCCGTAAAGTCGGCGCTCGGGATCGGCATCCTGCTGGCCGAAGGAATCGGAGACACGCTTCGGGTTTCCATCACCGGCGACCCCGTGGACGAAATGCCCATCGCCTGGGGGATCCTTCGAGCGCTCCGGCTGCGCGAACGGGGTGTGGAACTGGTGAGCTGCCCTACCTGCGGCCGGACGGAAATGGATCTCATCGGACTCGCCGAGAAGGCCGAACGGCTGTTTCGAACCGTGCGGACGCCGATCAAGGTCGCCGTCATGGGATGCGTGGTGAACGGGCCCGGTGAGGCGCGCGAAGCGGATGTGGGCATTGCGGGAGGCCGCGGGACGGGGATCCTTTTCAAGAAAGGGCGCATGATCGAAAAGCTTCCGGAAAAAGAGCTGCTTTCCCGGCTGGTCAGGGAAGTGGAAGCCATGACGGGGGAGGCCGTGGATCCGGAGCGGGCTGAACAGCGGGGAAACGATCCCAGTGACCGAATTTTTCCAGATTGA
- a CDS encoding sensor histidine kinase, translated as MREGKPALPGQAVPKPGLANEGKEQRTMRELTIFKRLILGYLAILLVVIAIGVYSILSLGQLNQIIRSISSIDSETIRMANRLRDFVLTQRGFEKKYVVSKDGDFHRQFLETEKYIEKHLERISVLMDTAEERRLIADVKAFHSQYLSIAQEEVRLINSNKTYSQEIYNRKKEDLADQIIRKLEEVTKIAEADMDSKIKMSGKIGYQASRVTAILTIAAVIMALMIAFFTARTINSPIVELIRGTKQIAGGTFEKHVTIASPPEINELAEAFNHMCDRLKELDEMKADLISHISHEFRTPLAVIREAVSLHRDCISTGAMEKQLRLVGIIEEECERLINSVNKVLSLSRMDAGMMDYHIEGGSLSQIIEMSASKIRPIAERKRIALNMDVAQSLPYAAIDTEKISQVLDNLLDNALKFTPEGGKVLIRAAMRDRKPSGDQEKGFIEVSVSDTGCGIPAENIQEIFDKFKKLHAKGTGLGLYIARQIVRAHGGDIWVKSGEKAGTTFFFTVPVF; from the coding sequence GTGAGAGAAGGGAAGCCGGCGCTTCCCGGGCAGGCCGTTCCCAAGCCAGGACTTGCGAACGAGGGGAAAGAGCAAAGAACGATGAGAGAGCTTACCATTTTTAAAAGGCTTATCTTGGGTTACCTTGCAATCCTGTTGGTTGTTATCGCGATTGGAGTTTATTCTATCTTGAGTCTCGGTCAGTTGAACCAGATAATCCGATCCATCAGTTCTATTGATAGTGAAACCATACGGATGGCAAACCGTTTAAGGGATTTCGTCCTTACCCAGAGGGGGTTTGAAAAAAAGTATGTCGTGTCTAAAGATGGAGACTTCCACCGCCAGTTTCTGGAGACTGAGAAGTATATCGAAAAGCATCTGGAGCGGATAAGCGTCCTCATGGATACTGCTGAAGAAAGGAGATTAATTGCTGACGTAAAAGCGTTTCACAGCCAATACCTCTCTATAGCGCAAGAGGAAGTTCGTCTGATAAATAGCAACAAAACATACTCTCAAGAAATATATAATAGGAAAAAAGAGGATCTTGCTGATCAGATTATCCGCAAACTGGAAGAGGTTACAAAAATAGCAGAAGCGGATATGGATAGCAAGATAAAGATGTCAGGAAAGATCGGTTACCAGGCATCGAGAGTCACAGCAATTTTAACCATAGCGGCTGTTATCATGGCGCTTATGATTGCTTTCTTCACTGCCCGAACCATTAACAGCCCGATTGTTGAATTGATAAGGGGAACAAAACAGATTGCCGGAGGAACGTTTGAAAAACACGTAACGATAGCTTCTCCTCCAGAGATAAATGAGCTGGCAGAGGCATTCAATCATATGTGTGACCGACTCAAAGAGCTCGATGAGATGAAGGCCGATCTTATTTCCCATATATCCCATGAATTTCGAACCCCTTTGGCGGTAATCCGGGAGGCGGTAAGCCTGCATCGTGATTGTATTTCCACCGGTGCCATGGAAAAGCAGCTCCGTCTTGTCGGCATCATCGAGGAGGAATGCGAGAGACTGATAAACTCGGTGAATAAGGTGCTGAGCCTCTCTCGGATGGACGCCGGGATGATGGACTATCACATAGAGGGAGGCAGTCTTTCCCAGATCATAGAGATGAGCGCTTCAAAGATAAGACCGATTGCCGAAAGGAAGCGAATCGCTCTAAACATGGATGTTGCCCAAAGCCTGCCGTATGCGGCCATAGACACGGAAAAGATCAGTCAGGTACTTGACAACCTGTTGGACAATGCTCTGAAATTCACGCCGGAAGGTGGCAAGGTGTTGATTCGGGCGGCGATGAGAGACCGAAAGCCTTCAGGCGACCAAGAAAAGGGGTTCATTGAGGTTTCCGTATCCGATACCGGGTGCGGGATTCCGGCGGAAAACATTCAAGAGATCTTCGATAAATTCAAGAAGTTGCATGCCAAAGGCACAGGGTTGGGTCTCTACATAGCGCGCCAAATTGTCAGAGCCCATGGAGGCGATATATGGGTGAAAAGCGGGGAAAAAGCCGGAACCACCTTTTTTTTCACGGTACCTGTGTTTTAG
- a CDS encoding tetratricopeptide repeat protein — protein MGEKRGKSRNHLFFHGTCVLVVLLLSAGCVTTPTFQKKWQGHKHLDLAEESLKKGDYEGALKEYDQVLRCFPSDSPGDRALYRMGIIWAHPDNPRRDYEKALEHFQRLAHSFPQSDLNQEASVWLSVMNEYIWCRDRIKSLEEEIGALRDAYIRCGGRIEHLEKTVGVLTKRLEALKEIDIKVEEKKRKDVPGNRAGE, from the coding sequence ATGGGTGAAAAGCGGGGAAAAAGCCGGAACCACCTTTTTTTTCACGGTACCTGTGTTTTAGTAGTCCTGCTATTATCTGCCGGGTGCGTCACGACTCCGACTTTTCAAAAGAAGTGGCAGGGACACAAACACCTTGATCTGGCTGAGGAGTCACTGAAGAAAGGAGACTATGAGGGGGCCTTGAAAGAATACGACCAGGTACTGAGATGTTTCCCCAGTGATTCGCCGGGAGATAGGGCCCTGTATCGCATGGGGATTATCTGGGCTCATCCCGATAATCCGCGCAGAGACTATGAAAAGGCCCTTGAACATTTTCAGCGGCTTGCACATAGTTTTCCCCAGAGCGACCTAAACCAGGAAGCCAGCGTGTGGCTGAGTGTTATGAATGAATATATCTGGTGCAGGGACAGGATCAAATCGCTGGAAGAGGAAATAGGTGCCTTACGAGATGCATATATTCGGTGTGGGGGGAGGATCGAACACCTTGAAAAGACGGTAGGCGTGTTAACAAAAAGGCTGGAAGCACTAAAGGAGATCGATATCAAAGTTGAAGAGAAAAAACGCAAAGATGTACCCGGGAACCGGGCAGGTGAGTGA
- a CDS encoding RelA/SpoT family protein produces the protein MTEFFQIEDALLAYHPDADVQLLEKAYVFSAFVHRGRSRVPGEPYLEHPLEVASILTRLHLDDRSVASGLLHDTLEEGLTSPEELEKAFGPTVTRIIEGLTRVNRFHFGNDKEKAQAETLRKMILAMTTDLRIILITLADRLHDLRVADRFPPDERRRMAQEAIDIFAPLAGRLGIEWIKLQLEDLAFRRLEPEAYEAISQGLAQTREERRSYVEEVRQILMEKLREQGLRGRIIGRSKHLYSIYLKMMKQNLDLDRIYDLIAFRIIVDSVQDCYEALGIVHASWEPVPGRYKDYIARPKPNMYQSLHTTVIGPLGESMEVQIRTEEMDRIAREGIAAHWLYKEGRPLQGVSREETQRFSWLRQLLEPERGWQDPKTLFDSLQVELYPDEVYVFSPEGDVKVLPRGATPVDFAYHIHTEVGHRCVGARVNGKIVPLRYELQNGDTVEILTASKHRPSKDWLSFVKTGKAKSRIRHWIKTEERDRSIAMGREICEREFRKRGLNFNHYINSQELLDVARGLSLKSVEDLLASIGYRKISPVQVIGRLPIAPEDEEPSREEAFLEKIPERKRTARTEEGVRVQGVDDVMIRVARCCNPLPGEPIVGYITRGRGITVHRKGCKNVNKGDLERRIDVQWDSGELQSYAVDIMVTYDGDRTGVGVLSALLGQLDVEVVDVKIGGAENGLSRFQMRIEVRDTEHLSRVITALRNEKHVYRVQRIAE, from the coding sequence GTGACCGAATTTTTCCAGATTGAAGACGCGTTGCTGGCCTATCACCCCGATGCGGACGTCCAATTGCTGGAAAAGGCTTATGTTTTCAGTGCGTTCGTCCATCGGGGGCGGTCGCGCGTTCCCGGTGAACCTTACCTGGAACATCCCTTGGAAGTGGCGTCTATCCTGACGCGGCTTCACCTGGACGACCGCAGCGTGGCCTCCGGGTTGCTCCACGACACCCTGGAAGAAGGGCTCACCTCCCCGGAAGAACTGGAGAAGGCTTTCGGGCCCACGGTGACCCGGATCATCGAGGGACTCACTCGGGTCAACCGGTTCCACTTTGGAAACGACAAGGAAAAGGCACAAGCCGAGACGCTTCGGAAGATGATCCTGGCCATGACCACCGACCTCAGGATCATCCTCATCACGCTCGCCGATCGGCTCCACGATCTGCGCGTCGCGGACCGTTTTCCGCCGGACGAGCGCCGGCGCATGGCTCAGGAAGCCATCGACATCTTCGCTCCACTGGCGGGTCGCCTGGGCATCGAGTGGATCAAGCTGCAGTTGGAAGACCTGGCGTTCCGCCGGCTGGAACCCGAAGCGTACGAGGCTATTTCCCAGGGACTGGCTCAAACCCGGGAAGAACGACGCAGCTACGTGGAGGAGGTCCGGCAGATCCTTATGGAAAAACTGAGGGAGCAGGGGCTGCGGGGCCGCATCATCGGCCGTTCCAAGCACCTCTACAGCATCTACCTCAAGATGATGAAGCAGAACCTGGACCTGGACCGCATCTACGACCTCATCGCCTTCCGCATCATCGTGGATTCCGTCCAGGACTGCTACGAAGCCCTGGGGATCGTCCATGCTTCTTGGGAACCCGTACCGGGCCGTTACAAGGACTACATTGCAAGGCCCAAGCCCAACATGTACCAGTCGCTCCACACCACGGTGATCGGCCCACTCGGCGAATCCATGGAGGTCCAGATCCGCACCGAAGAAATGGACCGCATCGCCCGGGAAGGGATCGCCGCCCACTGGCTCTACAAGGAAGGGCGACCCCTCCAGGGGGTCAGCCGAGAAGAAACCCAGCGTTTTTCGTGGCTCCGGCAGTTGCTGGAACCCGAACGCGGCTGGCAGGACCCGAAAACTCTTTTCGACAGCCTCCAGGTGGAACTCTACCCGGACGAAGTCTATGTCTTTTCACCGGAAGGCGATGTGAAGGTGCTGCCCCGGGGAGCCACCCCCGTGGATTTCGCCTACCACATCCACACGGAAGTCGGTCACCGGTGCGTTGGCGCGCGGGTCAACGGAAAGATCGTGCCGCTGCGCTACGAACTCCAAAACGGCGATACAGTGGAAATCCTCACCGCCAGCAAGCACCGCCCCAGCAAGGACTGGTTGAGCTTCGTCAAGACCGGCAAGGCGAAGAGCCGCATCCGCCATTGGATAAAGACCGAGGAACGGGACCGGTCCATCGCCATGGGCCGTGAGATCTGTGAGCGTGAATTTCGGAAGCGCGGTCTGAATTTCAATCACTACATCAATTCCCAGGAACTGCTGGACGTGGCCAGGGGGCTTTCGCTCAAAAGCGTGGAAGACCTGCTGGCGAGCATCGGCTACCGGAAGATTTCTCCCGTCCAGGTGATCGGGCGGCTCCCCATAGCCCCGGAAGATGAAGAACCTTCCAGGGAGGAAGCCTTCCTCGAAAAGATACCGGAAAGAAAGCGCACCGCCCGGACCGAGGAAGGCGTGCGCGTCCAGGGCGTCGACGATGTCATGATCCGGGTCGCGCGCTGCTGCAACCCGCTTCCCGGGGAGCCTATCGTGGGCTACATCACTCGGGGGCGCGGCATCACGGTGCACCGAAAGGGATGCAAGAACGTGAACAAGGGCGACCTGGAGCGCCGGATCGACGTGCAGTGGGATTCCGGGGAGTTGCAGAGTTACGCGGTGGATATCATGGTGACCTATGACGGCGACCGGACCGGCGTGGGTGTCCTGAGCGCCCTCTTGGGACAGCTGGACGTGGAGGTCGTGGACGTGAAGATCGGAGGCGCCGAAAACGGGCTCAGCCGCTTCCAGATGCGGATCGAAGTGCGGGATACAGAACATCTGAGTCGGGTGATCACGGCTCTGAGAAACGAAAAGCACGTCTACCGTGTACAGCGGATCGCTGAATGA